DNA sequence from the Oxobacter pfennigii genome:
GGTTCCTGGCATAGGTCACTGCTTTTCCCAAGGAGGATTCCTTTAACGGTGTCAGTGATTCAAGCCAGCACCAAAAGGCCTCAAGAATGGGTTTCTCCTGTTCAAGACGCTTTTGATATCTCTTATCAGGGGATAAATCTGCAAGCTCTTCTTCAATCTTGAAAAGCCTATTGCAGTAATCCCTTCCGATTTCTGCATTGGTCGGTGCAGAGTCTTTGGCTTTTTTATCCGGAATGGCCTCCACAAACTTCCGCCTCAGATGGGCCCAACAACCGCACCTTATGACGCCTTCCAGCTTGTTATATCCTGAATACCCGTCACATTGGTGGTATCCCTGAAACCCTTTAAGGTATTCTTCTGCATGCTCCCCGCTTCTGGATGCCCGGTAATCAAATAGGATAATAGGAGGCATTCCGTCATTGCCGGAACGATGCAGCCACATGAAGGATTTCGTCTGTGGTTTTTTCCCTTCCTCCTTCAATACCTGAAGAGGCGATTCATCGCTATGGATGATATCTCTTTTCAGGAGCTTTTCCCTGAGATATCGGATAACAGGATAAAGGTAATCCTCCGAGCATCGGATTATCCAGTTCGCCATGGTTCCGCGGCTCAACGCAATCCCGTGGCTTTCCCAATCCTTCTCCTGACGGTAAAGCGGCATGCTGTTCACATACTT
Encoded proteins:
- the tnpC gene encoding IS66 family transposase, encoding GKETVREELEYIPAKLHIVRYVRMAYECPECKHTEHPYILKANSPTSLMNHSLASPSSVAYVMYQKYVNSMPLYRQEKDWESHGIALSRGTMANWIIRCSEDYLYPVIRYLREKLLKRDIIHSDESPLQVLKEEGKKPQTKSFMWLHRSGNDGMPPIILFDYRASRSGEHAEEYLKGFQGYHQCDGYSGYNKLEGVIRCGCWAHLRRKFVEAIPDKKAKDSAPTNAEIGRDYCNRLFKIEEELADLSPDKRYQKRLEQEKPILEAFWCWLESLTPLKESSLGKAVTYARNQKPYMGNYLLDGRCSISNNLAENNIRPYAVGRKNWLFADTPKGASASAAVYSIVETAKANHLNVYSYLHHLLLYMPDTDYMNYPESLEELMPWSEEVQAICGK